The Undibacterium cyanobacteriorum genomic sequence GCGCCAGCATCAACTACTACGTCCAAACCGTCGCGGAACGGGAAGAAGGCATCAGAAGCGACTGCTGAACCTTGCAAGCTCAAACCGGCGTTTTGCGCTTTGATGGAAGCGATGCGAGCGGAGTCGATACGGCTCATTTGACCTGCGCCTACGCCCAAAGTCATGCCATTACCGCAGAATACGATGGCATTCGATTTGACGTATTTAGCGACGCGCCATGCGAACATCAAGTCGGCCATTTGTTGTGGCGTTGGTTGCAATTTGCTGACCACGCGTACATCGGCTGGCAACACGTTTTTCGCGTCGGGTGCTTGCACCAACAAACCACCGCCAACACGTTTCACATCGTATTGATTGACGCCTGCGCCCAATGGGATTTCTAACAAGCGCACGTTTTGTTTTGCTGCGAAAATCTGTTTTGCTTCTGCAGTAAATGAAGGAGCAATCAACACTTCCACGAATTGTTTCGCGACCGCTTCCGCTGCTGCGCCATCACACACAGTATTAAAAGCGATGATGCCACCGAAAGCGGAGGTTGGATCTGTCTGCAATGCTTTGCTATAGGCTTCCAACGCTGTTGCACCGATCGCTACGCCACATGGATTGGCATGCTTCACGATCACGCAAGCGCCAGTGTCGAAGGACTTCACGCATTCCCATGCTGCATCAGCATCAGCGATATTGTTATAGGACAGTTCTTTACCTTGCAATTGCGTGTAGTTCGCCAAAGCACCGGCAACAGGTACCAAATCACGGTAGAAAGAAGCGGATTGGTGTGGGTTTTCACCGTAACGCATTTCTTGTACTTTTTCGAAATGCATATTCAAGGTTTGTGGATAAGCGCTGCGTGTCGCATGTGCTTTATCTTCGCCCAAACTCGTCAAATAGTTAGTGATCGCACCATCGTATTGTGCTGTGTGCGCGAAGACTTTTTTCGCCAACATAAATTTCGTGTCATACGATACGACATTATTGCCAGCCTTCATTTCTGCCAAGACCGTCGCGTAATCACTAGGATCGCAAATCACGACGACGTCTTTGTGATTTTTAGCGGAAGAACGCAACATGGTTGGGCCACCGATGTCGATATTTTCAATCGCATCTTCCAAAGAGCACTCTGCTTTAGCAACCGTTGCTTGGAACGGGTACAAGTTCACGACCACCATATCGATGGTTGGAATGCCATATTTTTCCAAGGAAGCTTGGTGTTCAGGCAAATCACGACGCGCCAAAATACCGCCGTGTACTTTAGGATGCAAAGTTTTTACACGACCATCGAGCATCTCTGGGAAGCCTGTGTAGTCTGCCACTTCTGTCACTGGCAAACCATTGTCTGCCAATAACTTGGCAGTACCACCAGTCGATAAAATTTTGACGCCCATACCAGCCAATTCACGCGCAAATTCGAGCACGCCTGTTTTGTCCGATACAGAGATGAGAGCTTGTTTGATCATGATAAATGTAAAGAGTAAAGATTAAAGAAGACCGTGTTGCTGCAACTTCTTGCGCAAAGTATTGCGATTAATACCGAGCATGTCGGCAGCTTGAGATTGATTGCTATCGGTGCGTGACATCACCATTTCCAACATCGGTTTTTCAACTGCCAACACGACCATATCGTAGATATTCGAAGCAGGTTGTTCACCGAGATCGCGGAAATATTTTTCGAGATTTTTGTGAACTGCTTCTTGGATGCTTTCTTTGCTCATACTGAATTTTCTTTTTATTGATGAACGCTGCTTGCACAGAGTTCGTGGATAACACATTGCGAAACTTTGATTGAGATACTCTGTTTGCCTTGCTTTGCTTGCTTTGTTAATTGCTTGCTTTCAAGCCCCTAGACTTGGATCGCTACGCTGCCAGAAGAATCTCGGAGGGGCGGTATTGTAACCGTTCTGTCGGTCGACTTTCAAAAAAACTGTTGACGGCCGCCAGTTGTTCTTCACAGCTTTCTATTTTGTTCATACTCTGTCGAAACTCTTCGCCATCGACTAAATCTTCGACATACCAACCGATATGCTTGCGTGCCGTTCGTACGCCCATGAACTCGCCATAGAAGGCATAGTGTTCACGTAAATGTCGATCAAGCAAGGCGCGCACTTCTGATACCAAAGGTGGCGGCAAATGTTGGCCCGTCATAAGGAAGTGTTCGATTTCACGGAAGATCCAAGGGCGTCCTTGAGCGGCACGGCCTATCATGATGGCATCGGCGCCCGTGTATTCGAGCACATACTTGGCTTTTTCTGGTGTCGTGATATCGCCATTAGCGACCACAGGAATCTTGGCTTGCGCTTTCACTGCGGCGATGGTGTCGTACTCTGCAGCACCTTTATAACCATCGGCACGAGTACGACCATGTAAGGTCAACATCGCGATGCCTGCTGATTCAGCGATACGCGCGATTTGCAAGGCGTTCTTGTGTTGACGATCCCAGCCGGTACGGAATTTCAAAGTGACAGGCACATCCACTGCCGCAACCACGGCATCGAGAATCTGCCCCACTAATTTTTCATCTTGTAATAAGGCCGAACCACACCATGCATTACACACTTTTTTGACCGGACATCCCATGTTGATGTCGATAATCTGCGCGCCTTTATCAACATTGAACTTAGCGCACTCGGCCAACATCTGTGGATCAGCACCGGCGATTTGCACCGCTTTCGGCTCCATCTCA encodes the following:
- the purH gene encoding bifunctional phosphoribosylaminoimidazolecarboxamide formyltransferase/IMP cyclohydrolase, coding for MIKQALISVSDKTGVLEFARELAGMGVKILSTGGTAKLLADNGLPVTEVADYTGFPEMLDGRVKTLHPKVHGGILARRDLPEHQASLEKYGIPTIDMVVVNLYPFQATVAKAECSLEDAIENIDIGGPTMLRSSAKNHKDVVVICDPSDYATVLAEMKAGNNVVSYDTKFMLAKKVFAHTAQYDGAITNYLTSLGEDKAHATRSAYPQTLNMHFEKVQEMRYGENPHQSASFYRDLVPVAGALANYTQLQGKELSYNNIADADAAWECVKSFDTGACVIVKHANPCGVAIGATALEAYSKALQTDPTSAFGGIIAFNTVCDGAAAEAVAKQFVEVLIAPSFTAEAKQIFAAKQNVRLLEIPLGAGVNQYDVKRVGGGLLVQAPDAKNVLPADVRVVSKLQPTPQQMADLMFAWRVAKYVKSNAIVFCGNGMTLGVGAGQMSRIDSARIASIKAQNAGLSLQGSAVASDAFFPFRDGLDVVVDAGATCVIHPGGSMRDQEVIDAADERGVVMLYTGVRHFRH
- a CDS encoding helix-turn-helix domain-containing protein; translation: MSKESIQEAVHKNLEKYFRDLGEQPASNIYDMVVLAVEKPMLEMVMSRTDSNQSQAADMLGINRNTLRKKLQQHGLL
- the dusB gene encoding tRNA dihydrouridine synthase DusB — protein: MQIGSYQLRNNIFVAPMAGVTDRPFRQLCKELGAGYAVSEMAASNPKLWETEKSSRRTNHEGEMEPKAVQIAGADPQMLAECAKFNVDKGAQIIDINMGCPVKKVCNAWCGSALLQDEKLVGQILDAVVAAVDVPVTLKFRTGWDRQHKNALQIARIAESAGIAMLTLHGRTRADGYKGAAEYDTIAAVKAQAKIPVVANGDITTPEKAKYVLEYTGADAIMIGRAAQGRPWIFREIEHFLMTGQHLPPPLVSEVRALLDRHLREHYAFYGEFMGVRTARKHIGWYVEDLVDGEEFRQSMNKIESCEEQLAAVNSFFESRPTERLQYRPSEILLAA